A stretch of Oncorhynchus mykiss isolate Arlee chromosome 12, USDA_OmykA_1.1, whole genome shotgun sequence DNA encodes these proteins:
- the LOC110537972 gene encoding uncharacterized protein LOC110537972 has product MDSDNDKRDGRPEIEMLHMERQRKKRFNEEELKILVREVQARRPGPGYTRVAQAAWEDIAAKVSASSFGYLRTGMQCKKRYNDLMRRQPCYIKKGPGSKRKRVNRQTEAKLHHPTEEEEPFLSVRTKRYKFEFVDGEGPIALQAFQNEVGSQCIGVELDSPSTNHLVDGQQTLDAAASSEASRVPPPQTHTPATSPRPTLPQTNLQPRVNVVRLNLETGTQVSTPQVTGTVHIPQSQGTLQPQTNTHPVTVQPQADGLLQGYAPFHVNIPQVVPLPQQTTLPQANISQAYIPQANQSKATLAQANQSQAYIPQANQSQAYMPQSTVQPQTNIPQVNQPTVHIPLIEVQPHMQVQLPPQDLAALVQVHRQGYNMLQRELVSMRSSMERVLQPLLSSINNNLERLVNAVEHLSGVKSTPQTNSVVHGHHDAPS; this is encoded by the exons ATGGATTCCGATAACGATAAGAGAGATGGGAGGCCAGAGATCGAGATGCTTCATATGGAGAGGCAACGAAAGAAGCGTTTCAATGAGGAAGAGCTCAAAATACTCGTGCGTGAAGTGCAAGCTCGACGACCTGGCCCTGGCTACACCCGTGTTGCACAGGCCGCATGGGAAGATATCGCAGCAAAGGTGAGCGCTTCTTCGTTTGGATACCTCAGAACCGGGATGCAGTGCAAGAAGCGATACAATGACCTGATGCGCAGACAACCCTGTTATATCAAGAAGGGTCCTGGGTCAAAGAGGAAGCGAGTGAACAGGCAGACAGAAGCAAAACTTCACCATCCAACAGAAGAGGAGGAGCCTTTCCTCTCAGTCCGAACAAAACGTTATAAATTTGAGTTTGTGGATGGAGAAGGACCCATTGCATTACAAG CGTTTCAGAATGAAGTTGGTTCCCAATGCATTGGGGTGGAGCTGGACAGTCCCTCGACTAACCACCTGGTTGATGGTCAACAGACTCTGGACGCTGCAGCATCGTCTGAGGCAAGCAGAGTCCCTCCACCCCAGACACACACGCCTGCCACTTCACCCAGGCCCACTTTACCCCAAACCAACCTCCAACCCCGGGTGAACGTAGTCAGATTGAACCTTGAAACTGGTACCCAGGTCAGCACACCCCAAGTGACTGGAACTGTCCACATCCCTCAGTCTCAGGGCACCCTTCAACCCCAAACCAATACACACCCGGTCACTGTTCAACCCCAGGCTGATGGTTTGCTTCAAGGTTATGCTCCATTCCACGTAAACATACCCCAAGTAGTGCCACTGCCACAGCAGACTACTCTACCCCAAGCCAACATATCACAGGCCTATATACCCCAAGCGAACCAATCAAAGGCTACTCTAGCCCAAGCCAACCAATCACAGGCCTATATACCCCAAGCAAACCAATCACAGGCCTATATGCCCCAGTCCACTGTGCAGCCTCAGACGAACATACCCCAAGTGAACCAACCTACGGTCCACATTCCTTTGATTGAGGTCCAACCACACATGCAGGTCCAGCTACCTCCTCAGGACCTGGCAGCACTGGTCCAGGTGCATCGCCAAGGTTACAACATGTTACAGAGGGAGCTGGTCAGTATGAGGAGCAGCATGGAGAGAGTGCTGCAGCCCTTGCTATCATCCATCAACAACAACCTGGAAAGACTGGTTAATGCTGTTGAACACCTCTCTGGGGTTAAGAGCACACCTCAGACCAACAGTGTTGTCCATGGTCATCATGATGCTCCCTCCTGA